The Sulfurimonas sp. genome includes the window ATAAAAGCAATCTAAATTCAAATGATTTAAATGCTCCAAATCCTGACCCAACTGGTGAATATATATTATCTACAAGAATCCGTGTTGGCAGAAATGTAAAAAATATACCTCTAGGACCTGCAATAAATGATGAACAAAGAGATGCAATAGAAAAAGAAGTATCTGAAGTTTTAAGTAGTTTTGAGAATAATTTAGGTGGTAAATATTATCCCTTAAATAATATGAGTGAAGAGAATACTAAATCACTGATTCAAGATCACTTCTTATTTAAAGCTGGAGATAGATTCCTCGAAACAGCAGGTTTAAATAGAAACTGGCCAAATGGAAGAGGCATCTTTCACAACAATGAAAAAACATTTTTAGTATGGATAAATGAAGAAGATGAACTTCGTATAATCTCTATGCAGCAAGGTGGAAATATAAAAGAGGTGTTTGTCAGACTTGTTACTGCTATAAATACATTATCTCAAAAATTTGAATTTGCTTATAACGACCACTTAGGTTATATCACCAGTTGTCCAACAAATCTTGGAACTGCAATGAGAGCTAGTGTGCATATAAAACTTCCAAACTTGGGAGATAAAATGGATGAATTTAAAATTATTGCAGATAAATATCATGTTCAAATAAGAGGTGTTCATGGTGAGCATTCTCAAAGTGAAGGTGGTATTTATGATATCTCTAATAAAAGAAGACTAGGTGTTAGCGAGGTTGAATGTGTACAAGATATGTATGATGGTGTAGTTGCCCTTATAAAAAGAGAAAAAGAGCTGTCTAAGATTTAAATTATTATATTCCTGTAAATGATAAAAAAATAAAGGTGTATTGTCCCTATGGACAATAGGAATCATTTTTTAATTGTCCTATTATGACTACAATTAAAATATTTTTAAAGTTTCAGGAGAAATATCATGGCAACCAAAATCGCAACCGTAAGTAATTTAGAGGGTAAATTTTTTGCAAAAGATAAAGATGGAAATGTAGTAGAGTTAAAAAATGGTGATACGATTTTCGAAGATATGACTGTTTTTGGAGATAAAAATAATCCTGCATCTGAAAAGATTCAATTTGCTATGAATAATGGTTCTGATGATGTTGTCTTAAATGGAACTCAAGAGCAAACTTTTGATAGTTCTTTAAACGATGAACCAAGTGAAGAAAGTGGGTTATCTAAAGAGAGTGTAGAAAAAGCACTGATAAAAGAGTTGTATGTTCAAGAAGATAAAACAGATACAAAAGATGAAGATCTAGGTATCTTGGATGAAACAGCAGCTGGTGAAGAAAAAGCAAAACAAAACGAAGGTGGAGAAGGGCAGTTTGCAGATAGAGATGCGGTACAAACAGATGTAACTACAAAACTTAGAAGTGCTAAATTTGAGTTAGATGATAAACCACAAGAAGTTGAAAGAAAACTAATTGTAGAGCAAAAAGAAGATGGTGAAGTAGTAGATACAACTCCAACTACAGCACCAACTGTAACAATTACAGAAGATACAAACAATGATGGAAGTTTAGTTAACTCAGAAATCTCAGGTGCTACAGATATTAAAATTGATTTACCAGATGGAGCAGTAGCAGGTGATACTCTAAATGTAACTATAGATGGAACTACTACTAAAGTAACAATTACAGATGCAATGATAACTGCAAAGGTTTATACAACAAGTGTAGCAACTCCAGTGGAAGGCGCAACTCTAAAAGTAAGTGCAACAATCACTGACCAAAACAATAATACTTCAGCATCTAGTTCTGATAGTGTAACAAGAGCAGATGAAACTCCAACTACAGCACCAACTGTAACAATTACAGAAGATACAAACAATGATGGAAGTTTAGTTAACTCAGAAATCTCAGGTGCTACAGATATTAAAATTGATTTACCAGATGGAGCAGTAGCAGGTGATACTCTAAATGTAACTATAGATGGAACTACTACTAAAGTAACAATTACAGATGCAATGATAACTGCAAAGGTTTATACAACAAGTGTAGCAACTCCAGTGGAAGGCGCAACTCTAAAAGTAAGTGCAACAATCACTGACCAAAACAATAATACTTCAGCATCTAGTTCTGATAGTGTAACAAGAGCAGATGAAACTCCAACTACAGCACCAACTGTAACAATTACAGAAGATACAAACAATGATGGAAGTTTAGTTAACTCAGAAATCTCAGGTGCTACAGATATTAAAATTGATTTACCAGATGGAGCAGTAGCAGGTGATACTCTAAATGTAACTATAGATGGAACTACTACTAAAGTAACAATTACAGATGCAATGATAACTGCAAAGGTTTATACAACAAGTGTAGCAACTCCAGTGGAAGGCGCAACTCTAAAAGTAAGTGCAACAATCACTGACCAAAACAATAATACTTCAGCATCTAGTTCTGATAGTGTAACAAGAGCAGATGAAACTCCAACTACAGCACCAACTGTAACAATTACAGAAGATACAAACAATGATGGAAGTTTAGTTAACTCAGAAATCTCAGGTGCTACAGATATTAAAATTGATTTACCAGATGGAGCAGTAGCAGGTGATACTCTAAATGTAACTATAGATTCAACTACTACTAAAGTAACAATTACAGATGCAATGATAACTGCAAAGGTTTATACAACAAGTGTAGCAACTCCAGTGGAAGGCGCAACTCTAAAAGTAAGTGCAACAATCACTGACCAAAACAATAATACTTCAGCATCTAGTTCTGATAGTGTAACAAGAGCAGATGAAACTCCAACTACAGCACCAACTGTAACAATTACAGAAGATACAAACAATGATGGAAGTTTAGTTAACTCAGAAATCTCAGGTGCTACAGATATTAAAATTGATTTACCAGATGGAGCAGTAGCAGGTGATACTCTAAATGTAACTATAGATGGAACTACTACTAAAGTAACAATTACAGATGCAATGATAACTGCAAAGGTTTATACAACAAGTGTAGCAACTCCAGTGGAAGGCGCAACTCTAAAAGTAAGTGCAACAATCACTGACCAAAACAATAATACTTCAGCATCTAGTTCTGATAGTGTAACAAGAGCAGATGAAACTCCAACTACAGCACCAACTGTAACAATTACAGAAGATACAAACAATGATGGAAGTTTAGTTAACTCAGAAATCTCAGGTGCTACAGATATTAAAATTGATTTACCAGATGGAGCAGTAGCAGGTGATACTCTAAATGTAACTATAGATGGAACTACTACTAAAGTAACAATTACAGATGCAATGATAACTGCAAAGGTTTATACAACAAGTGTAGCAACTCCAGTGGAAGGCGCAACTCTAAAAGTAAGTGCAACAATCACTGACCAAAACAATAATACTTCAGCATCTAGTTCTGATAGTGTAACAAGAGCAGATGAAACTCCAACTACAGCACCAACTGTAACAATTACAGAAGATACAAACAATGATGGAAGTTTAGTTAACTCAGAAATCTCAGGTGCTACAGATATTAAAATTGATTTACCAGATGGAGCAGTAGCAGGTGATACTCTAAATGTAACTATAGATTCAACTACTACTAAAGTAACAATTACAGATGCAATGATAACTGCAAAGGTTTATACAACAAGTGTAGCAACTCCAGTGGAAGGCGCAACTCTAAAAGTAAGTGCAACAATCACTGACCAAAACAATAATACTTCAGCATCTAGTTCTGATAGTGTAACAAGAGCAGACCAAGCAGAAGCTCCGACACTAGATATTACTAGGGATACAACTACTACTCAGTTAATAACAATAGAAAATGTAAATACTACAAATAACGGATTTGAGATTAGTACTAAAAAAGCAGATGGTTCAGACTCAACTATAAGTATTAACAAAAATCATGATGGATTTGGTGTTAAAGGTTCATCCTCTGATGGACATAATAGTGAGTTAGGGCATGAAGAAATACTTGTTGTAAAATTTGATACAGATGTATCGTCTATTGATGTTTCTTTTTCATGGAAACATAGTGGCGAGATAGCTGTGATTACATTTTACAAAGATGGCAAAGTAGTTGGTACTGCTACTTATAAAAAGGGTAGTGATGGTATCGATGACCCTGTTACATTTAAACCTGATAATGGTGCAAAATTTGATAAGGCTGTATTTAGTGCTCCTAATTCAGGAGATGATTATCTTATTCACTCTATAAGCTATGAAAAAGTTGAAACTGCGTCAGATCCATTAATTGTAGAGGAAGAAGGTTCTGTAGCATTTAGTATAGTTTCTGCCCTTACTGATACAGATGGTTCAGAGTCCCTAAAAGTTGAGTTAAAAGATATTCCAGTTGGATTTACTATATCAGATGGTACAAATTCGTTTACATCAACTGATTTAACAACCAGTGTAGATATGACAAGCTGGGATAAAAGTAATCTTACCTTGAAGACTACAAATGTATCTGATACAACTACTTACACATTAAAAGTAGTCTCAACTAGTACAGAGTCTTCAAGCGGAGATGAGGCTACGACAACTAAAACTATTCAAGTAACAGTTACTGATAATGAACAAATTGCTTTAGAGATGAATACACCAACAACATTTGTAGAAGATGCTACTTGGGCAGGTGATACGGTAACAACAGTAAAAACTGTAAATGATCCTGATGGTTCAGATTACACATATACAATTCAAGATGCAAGTGGATTCTATGCAATAGATGCAACTACTGGTGAAGTTACATTAACAACAAGAGGTGCGGCAGAAGTAAATGTAGGTAGAGATCTTCCAACCTTTAGTGTAGCAGTATCTTCAACAACTGGTCAAACATCAACAAGTACTCCTGCAAGTGTGGATCCATTAGTAATATTTGTTAATGATGTCACAAAAACTAATTTGGATATGAATATTACAGATAACAATACAATATTGAGAGTTAATGCTGCAAATGGTGTTTTTGCGAATGATAGTGATGAAGATGATGTACTATCAATATCCACATTTACTATTGCAGGAGATGCTACAGAATATACAGCAGGTCAAACAGTAACAATTGCAGATCAAGGCACACTTACTCTAAATGCAGATGGTGGATATACATTTACGCCTATAAATAACTACTATGGTAATCTACAGGTTGTTACTTATAAAACAAATACAGGTTCAACTGATACTCTTACTATCAATGTTGCTGCCATGGCAGATGCTCCGACACTAGATATTACGAGTGATATAACTACTACTCAGTTAATAACAATAGAAAATGTAAATACTAAAAATAACGGATTTGAGATCACTTCTCACAATATATATGGTCCATCAATTATAAGTACTGATGTATATCGAGATGGATTTGGTGTTGAAGGTTCAATTTTTGGTGAAGATAATGAGTTAAGGAGTGGAGAATTACTTACTGTAGACTTTGATACATATCAACGGTCTATTGATGTTTGTTTTTCAAGTAAAGATAGTAGTGAGACAGCTAAGGTTATATTTTTAAAAGATGGCGCAGTAGTTGGTACTGCTACTCATAAAGGTGGTGGTGATGGTATCGATACCCCTGTTACATTCAGACCTGAAAATGGTGAACAATTTAATCAGGTTGTATTTGAAGCTCCTTATGGAAGTGATTATCTTATTCACTCTATAAGCTATAAAGATGAAACTGTATCAGGTCCATTAATTGTATATGAAGAAGATTCTGTAGCATTTAGTATAGTTTCTGCCCTTACTGATACAGATGGTTCAGAGTCTCTAAAAGTTGAGTTAAAAGATATTCCAGTTGGATTTACTATATCAGATGGTACAAATTCGTTTACATCAACTGATTTAACAACCAGTGTAGATATGACAAGCTGGGATAAAAGTAATCTTACCTTGAAGACTACAAATGTATCTGATACAACTACTTACACATTAAAAGTAGTCTCAACTAGTACAGAGTCTTCAAACGGAGATGAGGCTACGACAACTAAAACTATTCAAGTAACAGTTACTGATAATGAACCAATTGCTTTAGAGATGAATACACCAACAACATTTGTAGAAGATGCTACTTGGGCAGGTGATACGGTAACAACAGTAAAAACTGTAAATGATCCTGATGGTTCAGATTACACATATACAATTCAAGATACAAATGGAATATTTGGAATATTTCCAAGTGGATTCTATACGATAGATGCAACTACTGGTGAAGTTACATTAACAACAGCAGGTGCGGCAGAAGTAAATGAAGGTAAATATCTTCCACCATTTACTGTAACAGTATCTTCAACAACTGGTCAAACATCAACAAGTACTCCAGTAAGTGTAGTCATAAATGAGCCAATTGCTTTAGAGATGAATACACCAACAAAATTTGTAGAAGATGCTACTTATGCAGGTGATACAGTAACAACAGTAAAAACTGTAAATGATCCTGATGGTTCAGATTACACATATACAATTCAAGATACAAATGGATTCTTTGGACTATTTTCAAGTGGATTCTATGTAATAGATGCAACTACTGGTGAAGTTACATTAACAACAGCAGGTGCATCAGAAGTAAATGAAGGTAAAGATCTTCCACCATTTACTGTAACAGTATCTTCAACAAGCGGTCAAACAGCACCAAGTACCCCAGTAAATGTAGATCCATCAATAATACTTATGGGTGATAACATAAAAATTAATTCGGATATAAATAGTACAAATGAAGATACAATATTCACTTTAGAAAAAGGTGATAATTTAGATTTTTCAGATGCTAATATCGTAAGTATTATTAATGTAGAAAAAATTGATATGACTGATGGAACGCACACTATAAGTAACTTATCATTAGATGATATTATGGATATGACAGGTCCTGAAAATAGATTAGAAATCATAGGTGATAGTGACGATAAAATTGAAGGTTTAGATACTGCTGGTTGGGATGAAACAGGAGATACAACGGATAATATACATGAGTATAGTCGCACAAATGGTGATGGTTCAACAGATAGCATAACATTAACAATAGATGAGCAAATAGATACAACAGGTATGTAACCTGATTGTAATAAAATTAAAACAACATTTTGCTACAATAGTAAAAAATAATTAGGTAGTTTTATGAGTGCAAAGATTGTTGTTGTTGAAAATGTCTTGGGAGATGGAGAACTTTACCAGTGCAAGACTGTAAATGTAGTCATAAATAGACTAAAAGAAAAGATAGACCCACTAAAAATAAAAGAGTATATACAAACTGTTAGAGGAGTTGGATGCCGCCTGTGTTAAAAATTCATCAATTATTTATTATCAAGTTTCTTCTTCTTTTTGTTGGGACACTTTTTATTACTTCACTTATAAGTTATGTCGCTTTAAAATCTATCATAATTGAACATAACAAAAATCATCTACGAAATGCAATAATATTAATGGAATTAGAGTTAGATAAGATTGAAGATTTAGACTCTTTTTCCTTGAAGGTTAAAAAAAGAACTAACTTAAGAGTAACAATGATAGATATAAATGGAATTGTTATAGCTGAATCAGATGCAGATAAAAAGAGTATGGACAATCACGCTTCAAGATATGAAGTTATGCAAGCCAATAAAGAAGAATTTTCTTATGTTCTAAGATATTCAAAAACATTAAGCGTTGATTTTTTATATGTAGTGAAAAAATTATCTTATTTAAACGAAGAGATATATATTCGACTCTCAATGAGTTTAGAACAAATTATGAGTGATTTCTACTCTCTTTGGTCTAAGTTAGTTCTAGTTTTTATACTTTTTATTATTATGGCTTTTTATGTTTCAAAGAAGATGAGTGAAAGAGTTGTTTATGATATAAATCAAATCACAAACTTTTTAGATGAAATCAGCAACAAAAACTATAAAGCCATAGTGAAAACAAAATACTTTTATGAGTTTTTGCAAATATCTTTAATGCTTAAAAATCTTGTGAAAAAATTAAGTTCAAGAGAGAAACAAAAAAGAAAATACACAGCGAAGCTTAGACTAATGAACAAACAAAGAAATGACATACTTTCAGCTATATCCCATGAGTTTAAAAATCCTATTGCTTCCATCATGGGTTATGCACAAACACTTCAAGATGATCCAGAAATTTCACCAAAAATTCGTGAGAAATTTTTAAATAAAATAAGTTCAAATGGAGATAAAATATCAAAAATGCTAGATAGACTTGCTTTGTCCGTTAAACTTGAAAATAAAGATTTAGACATAAGTTTAAGTGAGTTTGATATGAAACTTTTATGTGAAGAGGTCATTTTAAATCTAAGCTCAAAATATAAAAAGAGAGAGATAAATTTAAAAGCAGATAAAACAATAATTAAAGCAGATAAAACAATGATAGAGTTAGTTCTTATAAACTTAATAGATAATGCTTTAAAGTACTCAGAATTAGAAGTAAATATTCTTCTTGAAGATGGAGAAGTGTTTGTT containing:
- a CDS encoding helix-turn-helix domain-containing protein; the encoded protein is MSAKIVVVENVLGDGELYQCKTVNVVINRLKEKIDPLKIKEYIQTVRGVGCRLC
- a CDS encoding phosphagen kinase, whose amino-acid sequence is MKYLQEYPKSLEGSKSLLAKYLSKEVFEELKDKVTSNGFTLTQVINSGVQNPDSGIGAYVGDEESYEVFASLFDPIIEEYHGFKKEDKHKSNLNSNDLNAPNPDPTGEYILSTRIRVGRNVKNIPLGPAINDEQRDAIEKEVSEVLSSFENNLGGKYYPLNNMSEENTKSLIQDHFLFKAGDRFLETAGLNRNWPNGRGIFHNNEKTFLVWINEEDELRIISMQQGGNIKEVFVRLVTAINTLSQKFEFAYNDHLGYITSCPTNLGTAMRASVHIKLPNLGDKMDEFKIIADKYHVQIRGVHGEHSQSEGGIYDISNKRRLGVSEVECVQDMYDGVVALIKREKELSKI
- a CDS encoding HAMP domain-containing sensor histidine kinase produces the protein MPPVLKIHQLFIIKFLLLFVGTLFITSLISYVALKSIIIEHNKNHLRNAIILMELELDKIEDLDSFSLKVKKRTNLRVTMIDINGIVIAESDADKKSMDNHASRYEVMQANKEEFSYVLRYSKTLSVDFLYVVKKLSYLNEEIYIRLSMSLEQIMSDFYSLWSKLVLVFILFIIMAFYVSKKMSERVVYDINQITNFLDEISNKNYKAIVKTKYFYEFLQISLMLKNLVKKLSSREKQKRKYTAKLRLMNKQRNDILSAISHEFKNPIASIMGYAQTLQDDPEISPKIREKFLNKISSNGDKISKMLDRLALSVKLENKDLDISLSEFDMKLLCEEVILNLSSKYKKREINLKADKTIIKADKTMIELVLINLIDNALKYSELEVNILLEDGEVFVIDKGIGIQEEHLDKVTGKFYRVKKNSWDNSMGIGLAMVSYILKIHDSKLEIESIFAKGSTFSFSMKEMIKK